The genomic segment ACCACCACCCCGGTGGAGCCCCAATTTCTCTCGAACGTGCAACAGGTGACGTCGGGATTTGTCAAAGCGGGGGAGGGATATTTTTCGCCGGACGGCGGCCAGATCATCTTTCAGGCCCAGCCACAAGATTACCCCTTTTACCAGATCTACACGAAGGAGCTTCCGAGCGGGGAGCCGAAGCTGGTTAGCACGGGACGTGGTCGCACGACCTGCGCGTACTTCGCGCCGGATATGAAGTCGATTCTCTATGCGTCGAGCCACCTCGATCCGAAGATCGCCGAGACGGAAGCCGACGCAAGGCGGCAAGACGAGGAGGATCGCAAGGCGGGACGCCATCGCCGCTACGAGTGGATCTTCGATCCGCATACCGACATTTTCGCCGCTGATCTGGATGGCAAGAACCTGCGGCAATTGACCGACGCCCCGGGCTACGACGCCGAAGGCGCCTACTCGCCCGACGGCAAGTCGATCGCGTTTTGCAGCACGCGCGACGGCGACCCCGACATTTATGTGATGGACGCGGACGGCGGCAACGTGCGGCAGTTGACCAACGCGCCGGGGTACGACGGCGGCCCGTTCATTTCTCCGGATGGAAAATGGGTGGTGTTTCGCAGCGATCGCAAGAAGCCGGAGTACTTGCAGATTTACGCGGTTTCGATCGACGGCAAGCACGAGATGCCGCTGACTGACACCAACGGGGTGAACTGGGCGCCGTTCTGGCATCCCACCGAGCCGTACATCATCTGGACCGGCGCCGACCACTCGAATCCCAATGCGCGGCCGAACTACGATCTGTGGCTGATGCGGTATGAACAGACCGACGACAAAATCATCCCCGGGCAGGTGTTGCGCGTGACCGACGCGCCGAGCGCCGATGTGCTGCCGGTGTTTGCGCCCGATGGTAAGCATTTGATGTGGACCAGCACGCGCACCAGCGATCGATCGAGCCAGCTTTGGCGCGCCGATTTCAAACTGCCCCAGTGAGCGGCCCCATGGCGGAACAACCGGTTGCATTGGTCACCGGCAGTGGCAAGCGGCGCGTGGGCTGGCACGTGGCCGACGCGCTGGCCGAGCGCGGCTATCGGCTGGCGATTCACTATCGCCACTCGGCGGAGGAGGCGGCCGAGTCGGTGCGCGATTGGCGCGCGCGCGGAGTGGACTGTGAGTTGTTTCGCGCCGATCTGACGGACGAAGCGGACACGCGCGCGATGGTCGACGGGGTGCTGTCGCGGTTTGGCCGCATCGACGTGTTGGTCAATTGCGCGGCGATCTGGCGCCGCAAGGCGCTGGAGGATGTCACCGCCGCTGATGTGCGGGAGCATTTTGAAGTGAACACGCTCGGCACGTTCGTATGTAGCCAGCAGGTGGGACTGGCGATGACGCGGCAGAACGAAGGGGGCGCGATCATCCTGATTGGCGATTGGGCCGAGATTCGTCCGTACCTGAATTACGCCGCTTACTTTCCCTCGAAGGGGGCGATCCCGGCGGTGACCCGCACGCTGGCGGTGGAGTTGGGGACGCGCAACCCGCGGGTGCGCGTGAACTGCATTTTACCGGGCCCGGTCATGCTGCCGCCGGATTTGCCGGAAGCGGAGCGGCGCGAGGCGATCGCCGCGACGCTGGTGCGGCGCGAGGGGAGCCCACGTCATGTGGCGCAGGGGGTGCTGGCGCTGGTGGAGAACGATTTCATCACGGGCGTATGTCTGCCGGTGGATGGCGGGCGGAGCGTGTACGCGCCATGAGCGAGGAGGAAGCAAATGGAATGGGCCGCGCTGAACTGGGCAAGCTCGTAGCGATCTTGC from the Pirellulales bacterium genome contains:
- a CDS encoding SDR family oxidoreductase — protein: MAEQPVALVTGSGKRRVGWHVADALAERGYRLAIHYRHSAEEAAESVRDWRARGVDCELFRADLTDEADTRAMVDGVLSRFGRIDVLVNCAAIWRRKALEDVTAADVREHFEVNTLGTFVCSQQVGLAMTRQNEGGAIILIGDWAEIRPYLNYAAYFPSKGAIPAVTRTLAVELGTRNPRVRVNCILPGPVMLPPDLPEAERREAIAATLVRREGSPRHVAQGVLALVENDFITGVCLPVDGGRSVYAP
- a CDS encoding biopolymer transporter Tol; protein product: MSALAVRAEEPTTTPVEPQFLSNVQQVTSGFVKAGEGYFSPDGGQIIFQAQPQDYPFYQIYTKELPSGEPKLVSTGRGRTTCAYFAPDMKSILYASSHLDPKIAETEADARRQDEEDRKAGRHRRYEWIFDPHTDIFAADLDGKNLRQLTDAPGYDAEGAYSPDGKSIAFCSTRDGDPDIYVMDADGGNVRQLTNAPGYDGGPFISPDGKWVVFRSDRKKPEYLQIYAVSIDGKHEMPLTDTNGVNWAPFWHPTEPYIIWTGADHSNPNARPNYDLWLMRYEQTDDKIIPGQVLRVTDAPSADVLPVFAPDGKHLMWTSTRTSDRSSQLWRADFKLPQ